The following proteins are co-located in the Paludibaculum fermentans genome:
- the rsmI gene encoding 16S rRNA (cytidine(1402)-2'-O)-methyltransferase, whose protein sequence is MAGVLYIVATPIGNLSDMTYRAVETLKAVDHIACEDTRQTRKLLDHFGIAAHPLSYHEHNEAERTVDLLQRLESGASIAIVSDAGTPLISDPGYRIVNAAAERGIRVVPIPGVSALITALSAAGLPTDSFRFCGFFPRKSGERRRMLEGLLTEESTLAFYEAPHRILESLQDVEEVLGDPPVVAARELTKMHEEFLRGPASAVRATLAARDSVKGEFTLLVGKSEKKPQLDESVQDAVKRLEAAGLPRMDAIKAVARERGLGKRDVYKILEQG, encoded by the coding sequence ATGGCCGGAGTTCTGTACATCGTTGCCACCCCGATCGGGAACCTGTCCGACATGACATACCGGGCGGTGGAGACCCTGAAGGCCGTGGACCACATCGCCTGCGAAGACACGCGGCAAACCCGTAAGCTGCTGGATCACTTCGGCATAGCGGCTCACCCGCTGAGCTACCACGAGCACAATGAAGCCGAGCGGACGGTGGACTTGCTGCAGCGGCTGGAGAGTGGCGCGTCGATTGCGATCGTTTCGGACGCCGGGACGCCGCTGATTTCGGATCCGGGCTATCGCATTGTAAACGCGGCGGCGGAACGAGGCATCCGGGTGGTTCCGATCCCTGGCGTCTCGGCCCTGATCACAGCGCTTTCGGCCGCAGGCTTGCCGACCGATTCGTTCCGGTTCTGCGGGTTTTTCCCGCGAAAGTCAGGCGAACGCCGGAGGATGCTGGAGGGGCTGCTTACTGAGGAGTCGACGCTGGCGTTCTATGAGGCGCCGCACCGGATTCTGGAGTCGCTGCAGGACGTGGAAGAGGTGCTCGGGGATCCCCCGGTGGTCGCGGCCCGGGAGCTAACGAAGATGCATGAAGAGTTCCTGCGTGGGCCGGCTTCGGCCGTGCGGGCCACGTTGGCGGCTCGGGATTCCGTGAAGGGCGAGTTCACGCTGCTTGTGGGCAAGTCCGAGAAGAAGCCTCAGCTGGACGAAAGCGTACAGGATGCGGTGAAGCGGCTGGAGGCGGCCGGGCTGCCACGCATGGACGCGATCAAGGCTGTGGCGCGGGAGCGGGGCCTGGGCAAGCGCGACGTCTACAAGATCCTGGAGCAGGGCTAA
- a CDS encoding ABC transporter permease: MPEPPRLAEQLLLRLVGGRDGQVIAGDLAESYEERGGGVLWYWGQVLSCILVRLSPHRRLIPDLNYDVHHAFRLIRRNPGYAFAAVLCLALGIGINTTVFSVLDGMFLRGLPLPDPGRIVTLDRDGAAPCSISEYFELRRTVKSLVKPVAVMARNTYLDVGPANEPVYIETVMANYADLLQAKPRIGRWFAPSDEQPHGGLPVVISDRLWQRYFQRESNVLGRTIRLEGQIYTIIGVARPEFRGVSSPLSIDAWVPLASFPMNRADFDSTTDKAGPDVSVISRLAPDATLQQARAEIAVFDSHIRARSKDDPRLKPALTVEPVLGFVSRRARRSLAPLALLLAGVVGIVLLIACVNVANLLLARAALRQREMAVRLSLGATRGRLIRQTLAEGLVLAAGGAVLGLIAGFWTNQALSAWLPTSFPQAALRTVFLEINWRVAALTAAISLLSALLFSLAPAFETARTECTPALKGEGAGSSQRALRRRDLYAAAQVALSLVLLVSAGLLLRALDRAASIDPGFATARRIYVRLFTPGRDFTPEASTQLFTRLVESARQLPGVQDATLSFALLGFGDRNCASTAPTAPTRKLHINVVEPNYFHMMQVPLVRGAGFRPEGHPESILPVVVNETMARTWWPGQDAVGQPIWFGCESEHQRLAGRVIGVARDSKYQALDEDPLPLYYVSTRQFWWNGYLALIVETRGEPREIIEPLLALARTGGRNLRIGEVNTLESVVSLSLWYTRFYASLLGLFAALAIVLSTIGLYSVVAYSVAQRTREIGIRMAMGARRADVQWMVLSRALRLTAFGIGAGLLLSAAATRLLRHFLHGLSPLDPVTFTAAALAWIAISMLASYVPSLRATRVDPTVALRYE; the protein is encoded by the coding sequence GTGCCTGAACCGCCCAGACTCGCTGAACAACTCCTGCTACGCCTCGTGGGCGGCCGCGACGGCCAGGTCATCGCCGGCGATCTCGCCGAGTCCTACGAGGAACGTGGCGGCGGCGTCCTCTGGTACTGGGGCCAGGTGCTGAGCTGCATCCTGGTCCGCCTCTCGCCCCATCGCCGGCTCATCCCCGACCTGAACTACGACGTCCACCATGCCTTCCGGCTCATCCGCCGCAATCCCGGCTACGCCTTCGCCGCGGTCCTCTGCCTGGCGCTGGGCATCGGCATCAATACCACCGTGTTCAGCGTGCTCGACGGCATGTTCCTGCGCGGCCTCCCCCTGCCCGACCCCGGCCGCATCGTCACCCTCGATCGCGATGGCGCCGCGCCCTGTTCCATCAGCGAATACTTCGAACTCCGCAGGACGGTGAAGTCGCTGGTGAAACCCGTGGCCGTGATGGCGCGCAACACCTACCTCGATGTCGGCCCCGCCAATGAACCCGTCTACATCGAGACCGTCATGGCGAACTACGCCGACCTGCTGCAGGCCAAGCCGCGGATCGGGCGCTGGTTTGCACCCTCTGACGAACAACCGCACGGCGGACTGCCGGTGGTCATCAGCGACCGGCTCTGGCAGCGCTACTTCCAACGCGAGTCCAACGTGCTCGGCCGCACGATCCGCCTCGAAGGCCAGATCTACACCATCATCGGCGTCGCCCGCCCGGAATTCCGGGGCGTCTCCTCCCCCCTCTCCATCGACGCCTGGGTCCCCCTGGCCAGCTTCCCAATGAACCGCGCGGACTTCGACTCCACCACCGACAAAGCCGGACCCGACGTCTCTGTCATCAGCCGCCTCGCGCCGGACGCCACCCTGCAGCAGGCGCGTGCCGAAATCGCCGTCTTCGACTCTCACATCCGCGCCCGCTCCAAGGACGACCCGCGCTTGAAGCCCGCGCTCACAGTGGAGCCCGTCCTTGGCTTCGTTTCGCGCCGCGCCCGCCGCAGCCTCGCCCCGCTGGCGCTGTTGCTCGCCGGCGTGGTCGGCATCGTCCTGCTCATCGCCTGCGTCAATGTCGCGAACCTCCTGCTGGCCCGCGCCGCCCTCCGCCAGCGCGAGATGGCCGTACGTCTCTCCCTCGGCGCCACCCGGGGCCGCCTCATCCGCCAGACGCTCGCCGAAGGCCTCGTCCTCGCCGCCGGCGGAGCCGTGCTCGGCCTCATTGCCGGATTCTGGACCAACCAGGCTCTCTCCGCCTGGCTCCCCACGTCCTTCCCCCAAGCGGCCCTGCGCACCGTCTTCCTGGAAATCAACTGGCGCGTCGCCGCGCTCACCGCGGCCATCTCCCTGCTCTCCGCCCTGCTCTTCAGCCTCGCCCCGGCCTTCGAAACCGCCCGCACCGAATGCACGCCCGCCCTCAAGGGCGAAGGGGCTGGATCCTCCCAGCGCGCCCTGCGCCGCCGCGATCTCTATGCCGCCGCCCAGGTTGCCCTCTCCCTCGTCCTGCTCGTGTCGGCCGGCCTGCTGCTGCGTGCCCTCGATCGCGCCGCCTCGATCGACCCCGGCTTCGCCACGGCTCGCCGCATCTACGTCCGCCTCTTTACACCCGGCCGCGACTTCACCCCGGAAGCCTCCACCCAACTCTTCACCCGCCTCGTCGAGAGCGCCCGCCAGTTGCCCGGAGTCCAGGACGCCACCCTCTCCTTTGCCCTCCTCGGCTTCGGCGACCGCAACTGCGCCTCCACCGCACCCACCGCCCCCACCCGCAAGCTCCACATCAACGTCGTCGAGCCCAACTACTTCCACATGATGCAGGTCCCGCTGGTCCGTGGCGCGGGCTTCCGACCGGAGGGCCACCCCGAGTCCATCCTGCCCGTAGTCGTCAACGAGACCATGGCCCGCACCTGGTGGCCCGGCCAGGACGCAGTGGGCCAGCCCATCTGGTTCGGCTGCGAATCCGAACACCAGCGCCTGGCCGGCCGCGTCATCGGCGTCGCCCGCGATAGCAAATACCAGGCGCTCGACGAGGACCCGTTGCCGCTCTACTACGTCTCCACCCGCCAGTTCTGGTGGAACGGCTACCTCGCCCTGATCGTGGAAACCCGCGGCGAGCCGCGAGAGATCATCGAGCCGCTGCTGGCGCTCGCGCGCACCGGCGGCCGCAACCTGCGCATCGGCGAGGTGAACACGCTCGAGTCGGTTGTGTCTCTCTCGCTCTGGTACACCCGCTTCTACGCCTCGCTGCTGGGCCTCTTCGCCGCGCTCGCGATCGTGCTCTCCACCATCGGGCTGTACAGCGTGGTCGCTTACTCGGTCGCGCAACGAACCCGCGAGATCGGCATCCGCATGGCCATGGGCGCCCGCCGCGCCGACGTCCAGTGGATGGTGCTTTCCCGTGCCCTGCGCTTGACTGCCTTCGGAATTGGGGCGGGACTCCTGCTCAGCGCCGCAGCCACCCGGCTCCTCAGGCACTTCCTGCATGGCCTCAGCCCGCTCGACCCGGTCACATTTACCGCCGCGGCCCTGGCCTGGATCGCCATCTCCATGCTCGCCAGCTACGTGCCGTCCCTCCGGGCTACGCGGGTCGACCCCACCGTCGCCCTGCGCTACGAATGA
- a CDS encoding PadR family transcriptional regulator — protein MPDYLGEFEQIVLLAVLRLGDSAYGVPIRQEIEERAGRKVTIGALYATLDRLEAKNYVTSWFSEPTPERGGRSKRYFRVQPAGAEALARAKSMLDSMWNGVRLKGEHGA, from the coding sequence ATGCCCGACTACCTGGGTGAGTTCGAGCAGATTGTCCTTCTCGCCGTCCTTCGCCTCGGCGACTCCGCCTACGGAGTCCCCATTCGCCAGGAGATCGAGGAGCGCGCCGGCCGCAAGGTCACCATCGGCGCTCTCTACGCGACGCTCGACCGCCTGGAAGCGAAAAACTACGTCACTTCCTGGTTCTCTGAACCGACCCCGGAACGTGGCGGCCGCTCCAAACGCTACTTTCGTGTTCAGCCCGCCGGAGCCGAGGCCCTCGCCCGCGCCAAGTCGATGCTCGACAGCATGTGGAATGGCGTCCGCCTGAAAGGAGAGCACGGTGCCTGA
- a CDS encoding ABC transporter permease, with protein MSLLADIRYAVRTLRQNPGFSLVAIGVLALGIGGNTAIFSVVNSVLLRPLPFPDPSRLTIVWETSSQQGVKREGPSGPNFYDWREQSRLYQDLAAVELGTGTLTGLGEPRQVPAMRVTTNLFSVLGARPALGRFFTPQDGHGGRKPLLLISDGFWRNTLGADPAVIGKSVMMDLISYQVIGVLRPGFGLPFQSDLFVPWPDDELRYHRSRLGHDLGVFGRLKPGVTPAQAQAELNTIQTRLAALHPEIEGWQVAVLPLQSVTVEYIRATLLVLFASVAFVLLIACTNVANLLLARAVGRRREIAMRAALGASRGRLVRQFLTESVVLSSAAGVVGTLLAYWAVALLSAIVPATVPIPDAAAEVTLRGFDIDGRVLAFSLAVSLLTGILFGLAPALHALKTDLIENLKQTTRTGAESSRSLRDALLAAEIALALVLSLGAGLMLKSFSRLQNADLGIRPDHLLTLEMELPTDMRYQQGAEQSAFYSQVLERAQALPGVRNAALTSILPLHAQGDRVRFLIENGPVLPANERFQADFRRVSPAYFQTMGIPLKSGRLFDGRDSAGAPLAVIADEAFLRRYFRGNQAIGRRLLLGRAKAEIVGVVADVKHTGPDQEARPTLYSPYLQAPTERMNLVLSTAGEPAALIESAKHAIWSIDPDMPVYRLETMRHIVDEATSSARLTLSLLSVFAAAALGLAAFGIFGVVAYTINLRLREFGIRMALGARPADVQRLVVRQTLRVVGAGIFIGVLGSFALTRLMSVVLYQVSANDPATTLSAAALLFVVAITAAWLPAFRVARIDPMQVLREQ; from the coding sequence ATGTCCCTGCTGGCCGACATCCGTTACGCCGTGCGCACACTGCGCCAGAATCCCGGCTTCTCCCTCGTCGCCATCGGTGTCCTCGCCCTCGGCATCGGCGGCAATACCGCCATCTTCAGTGTGGTGAACTCGGTCCTCCTCCGGCCCCTGCCCTTCCCTGACCCCAGCCGCCTCACCATCGTGTGGGAGACCAGCAGCCAGCAGGGCGTCAAACGCGAAGGTCCCTCCGGGCCCAACTTCTACGACTGGCGCGAACAGAGCCGTCTCTACCAGGACCTCGCCGCGGTGGAACTCGGCACCGGCACACTCACTGGACTCGGAGAACCCCGGCAGGTGCCGGCCATGCGAGTCACCACCAACCTGTTCTCGGTCCTCGGCGCCCGCCCCGCCCTCGGCCGGTTCTTCACTCCGCAGGACGGCCACGGCGGCCGCAAGCCCCTGCTGCTCATCTCCGACGGTTTCTGGCGCAACACCCTCGGCGCCGATCCTGCCGTGATCGGCAAGAGCGTCATGATGGACCTCATCTCCTATCAGGTCATCGGCGTCCTGCGCCCGGGCTTCGGCCTGCCCTTCCAGTCCGACCTGTTCGTACCCTGGCCCGACGACGAACTGCGCTATCACCGCAGCCGGCTCGGTCACGATCTGGGCGTCTTCGGCCGCCTCAAACCCGGCGTCACCCCCGCGCAGGCCCAGGCTGAACTCAATACCATCCAGACCCGGCTCGCCGCCTTGCACCCGGAAATCGAGGGCTGGCAGGTGGCCGTTCTTCCGCTCCAATCCGTCACCGTCGAATACATCCGCGCGACGTTGCTGGTTCTGTTCGCCTCCGTTGCTTTCGTCCTTCTCATCGCGTGCACAAATGTGGCGAACCTCCTGCTGGCCCGGGCCGTCGGCCGCCGCCGCGAAATCGCCATGCGTGCCGCGCTGGGCGCCTCCCGCGGCCGCCTCGTACGCCAGTTCCTGACGGAAAGCGTAGTCCTCAGTTCAGCCGCTGGAGTCGTGGGAACGCTGCTCGCCTATTGGGCCGTGGCCCTGCTCTCCGCCATCGTGCCCGCAACGGTGCCTATTCCGGACGCCGCCGCCGAGGTCACGCTCCGCGGCTTCGACATCGACGGCCGGGTCCTCGCCTTCTCGCTCGCGGTTTCGCTCCTCACCGGAATCCTGTTCGGCCTCGCTCCGGCCCTGCATGCTCTCAAGACCGACCTGATTGAGAATCTGAAACAGACTACCCGCACCGGCGCTGAAAGCAGCCGCAGCCTGCGCGATGCCCTGCTCGCGGCCGAGATCGCCCTCGCCCTGGTCCTCTCCCTGGGCGCCGGCCTCATGCTGAAGAGCTTCTCCCGCCTCCAGAATGCCGACCTCGGCATCCGTCCGGATCATCTCCTCACCCTCGAGATGGAGCTGCCTACGGATATGCGCTACCAGCAAGGCGCGGAGCAAAGCGCCTTCTATTCCCAAGTGCTCGAGCGCGCCCAGGCCCTGCCCGGCGTCCGCAACGCCGCCCTCACTTCCATACTCCCGCTCCACGCTCAGGGCGACCGCGTGCGCTTCCTCATCGAGAATGGCCCCGTGCTCCCCGCCAATGAGCGGTTCCAGGCCGACTTTCGCCGCGTCAGTCCGGCCTATTTCCAGACGATGGGTATCCCTCTCAAGAGCGGCCGCCTGTTCGACGGACGCGACTCGGCCGGCGCGCCGCTCGCCGTCATCGCCGACGAAGCCTTCCTCCGCCGTTACTTCCGCGGGAACCAGGCCATAGGCCGCCGCCTCCTGCTCGGCCGGGCCAAGGCCGAGATCGTCGGCGTGGTGGCTGACGTCAAACATACCGGACCTGACCAGGAGGCTCGTCCCACCCTCTATAGCCCCTATCTCCAGGCCCCCACCGAGCGCATGAATCTGGTGCTCAGCACCGCGGGCGAGCCAGCCGCCCTCATCGAAAGCGCCAAGCACGCCATCTGGAGCATCGATCCCGACATGCCGGTCTACCGGCTTGAGACCATGCGCCACATCGTCGACGAAGCGACCAGTTCCGCCCGCCTGACCCTCTCTCTTCTCAGTGTTTTTGCCGCGGCCGCCCTGGGCCTCGCCGCCTTCGGAATCTTCGGTGTGGTCGCCTACACCATCAATCTCCGCCTTCGCGAATTCGGCATCCGCATGGCTCTCGGGGCGCGGCCGGCCGATGTGCAGCGCCTGGTAGTCCGCCAGACCCTCCGGGTGGTCGGCGCCGGGATCTTCATCGGAGTTCTGGGCTCCTTCGCGCTCACGCGGCTCATGTCCGTCGTCCTCTATCAGGTAAGCGCAAACGACCCCGCCACCACGCTATCCGCGGCCGCCCTGCTGTTCGTCGTCGCAATCACAGCGGCGTGGCTTCCGGCCTTCCGTGTCGCCCGCATCGATCCCATGCAGGTCTTGCGCGAACAATAG
- a CDS encoding polynucleotide kinase-phosphatase, translating to MRIIEVPELALVTLVGASGSGKSTFARQHFKPTEILSSDFFRGLVSNDENDQACSADAFDTLYYVLGKRLARGNLTVVDATNVRPDDRKRLVEHARRYHCIAVALVINTPERVCLDRNSQRPDRDFGPHVVRRQIGDLKRGLRGLEREGFRYVHIIEPGEEIEIRRAPLWNNRKHETGPFDIIGDIHGCAAELRALLRQLGWQPYALEAPEAPWGAESWSHPAGRKAIFLGDLVDRGPHIADSLRIVRNLCAAGHAFCVPGNHDVKLMRWLKGKNVQIRHGLEQSIAELETWPSEDRTKLAAFLDSLVSHYVLDKGRLVVAHAGLREEMHGRGSGAVREFCLYGETTGETDEFGLPVRYNWAAEYRGKATVVYGHTPVPEPEWLNNTINIDTGAVYGGKLTALRYPERELVSQPSAEQYAVPARPISPPVPERRSSQQHLDDVLDLEDVTGKRVIETALQRSVTIREENSIAALEVMSRLATEPRWIIYLPPTMSPAETSTLPDYLEYPTQAFDYFRRNEVQHVVCEEKHMGSRAVVVVCRDAPSARERFGSPDGRQGVCYTRTGRPFFSQPAEEAAFIARIQTALTTAGFWDEFQSNWFCLDCELMPWSAKARELIQRQYAPVGAAGVASLEIVVEALRRSPAAAHFTQPYERRLRRVRQYRDAYRRYCWPVNSLSDYRLAPFHLLASEGAVHTDKTHRWHMETLHRLAAADPEFLVATPFLEVDLNDETAVAAATKWWESLTAQGGEGMVVKPLHYIAKGPKGVIQPAIKCRGREYLRIIYGPEYTAEDQLPRLRARALNGKRSLALREFALGVEALQRFAAREPLRRVHECVFGVLALESEPVDPRL from the coding sequence ATGAGGATCATCGAGGTCCCCGAACTCGCCCTCGTCACCCTGGTCGGAGCCTCCGGTTCCGGCAAATCCACCTTCGCGCGCCAGCACTTCAAACCCACTGAGATCCTCTCGTCCGACTTCTTCCGCGGCCTCGTGAGCAACGACGAGAACGACCAGGCCTGCTCCGCCGACGCCTTCGACACGCTCTATTACGTCCTCGGCAAGCGTCTCGCCCGAGGCAACCTGACCGTCGTCGACGCCACCAACGTCCGCCCCGACGACCGCAAACGCCTCGTCGAGCACGCCCGCCGCTACCACTGCATCGCCGTCGCCCTCGTCATCAATACCCCCGAGCGCGTCTGCCTCGACCGCAACAGCCAGCGGCCCGACCGCGACTTCGGCCCCCACGTCGTCCGCCGCCAGATCGGCGACCTCAAGCGCGGCCTGCGCGGCCTCGAACGCGAAGGCTTCCGCTACGTGCACATCATCGAGCCCGGCGAGGAGATCGAAATCCGGCGCGCGCCCCTGTGGAACAACCGCAAGCACGAAACCGGCCCCTTCGATATCATCGGAGACATTCACGGCTGCGCCGCCGAACTCCGCGCCCTGCTCCGGCAGCTCGGCTGGCAACCCTATGCCCTCGAGGCGCCCGAAGCCCCCTGGGGCGCCGAATCCTGGAGCCACCCCGCCGGCCGCAAGGCCATCTTCCTGGGCGACCTCGTCGATCGCGGCCCGCACATCGCCGACTCGCTTCGCATCGTCCGCAACCTGTGCGCCGCCGGCCATGCCTTCTGCGTACCCGGCAACCACGACGTGAAGCTCATGCGCTGGCTCAAGGGCAAGAACGTCCAGATCCGCCACGGCCTGGAGCAATCCATCGCCGAGCTCGAAACCTGGCCGTCCGAGGATCGCACCAAACTCGCCGCCTTCCTCGACAGCCTCGTCAGCCACTACGTCCTCGACAAGGGCCGGCTCGTTGTCGCCCACGCCGGCCTGCGCGAGGAGATGCACGGTCGCGGCTCCGGCGCCGTCCGCGAATTCTGCCTCTACGGCGAGACCACCGGCGAGACCGACGAGTTCGGCCTGCCCGTCCGTTACAACTGGGCCGCCGAATACCGAGGCAAAGCCACCGTCGTCTACGGCCACACCCCCGTCCCCGAGCCCGAGTGGCTCAACAACACGATCAACATCGACACCGGAGCCGTCTACGGCGGCAAACTCACCGCCCTGCGCTATCCGGAACGCGAACTCGTCAGCCAACCCTCCGCGGAGCAGTACGCTGTGCCCGCGCGCCCCATCAGCCCGCCCGTCCCGGAACGGCGCTCCAGCCAGCAGCACCTCGACGATGTCCTTGACCTCGAGGACGTCACCGGCAAGCGCGTCATCGAAACCGCCCTGCAACGCTCCGTCACCATCCGCGAGGAGAATTCCATCGCCGCCCTCGAAGTGATGAGCCGCTTGGCCACCGAGCCGCGCTGGATCATCTACCTGCCGCCCACCATGTCCCCGGCTGAGACCTCAACCCTGCCGGACTACCTTGAATACCCAACCCAGGCCTTCGACTACTTCCGCCGCAACGAGGTCCAACACGTCGTCTGCGAGGAGAAGCACATGGGCTCCCGGGCCGTGGTCGTCGTCTGCCGCGACGCCCCCTCCGCCCGCGAACGCTTCGGCTCGCCCGACGGCCGCCAGGGCGTCTGCTACACCCGCACCGGCCGGCCCTTCTTCTCCCAACCCGCCGAAGAAGCCGCCTTCATCGCCCGCATCCAGACGGCCCTCACCACGGCCGGCTTCTGGGACGAATTCCAGTCCAATTGGTTCTGCCTCGACTGCGAGCTGATGCCGTGGTCCGCCAAGGCTCGCGAACTCATCCAGCGCCAGTACGCCCCCGTCGGCGCCGCCGGAGTCGCGTCCCTGGAAATCGTCGTGGAAGCCCTCCGCCGCAGTCCCGCCGCCGCCCACTTCACTCAGCCCTATGAACGCCGCCTGCGCCGCGTCCGCCAGTATCGTGACGCCTACCGCCGCTACTGCTGGCCCGTGAACTCGCTCAGCGACTACCGCCTCGCGCCCTTCCACCTGCTGGCCTCGGAAGGCGCAGTCCACACGGACAAGACCCATCGCTGGCACATGGAAACCCTCCATCGCCTGGCCGCGGCCGATCCCGAATTCCTGGTCGCCACGCCCTTCCTCGAAGTCGACCTGAACGACGAAACCGCTGTCGCCGCAGCCACAAAGTGGTGGGAGAGCCTCACCGCGCAAGGCGGCGAAGGCATGGTCGTCAAACCCCTCCACTACATCGCCAAAGGCCCCAAGGGCGTTATCCAGCCGGCGATCAAATGCCGCGGCCGCGAGTACCTCCGCATCATCTACGGACCCGAATACACCGCCGAAGACCAACTCCCCCGCCTGCGCGCCCGGGCCCTCAACGGCAAACGCTCGCTCGCCCTCCGCGAATTCGCGCTCGGGGTCGAAGCCCTCCAGCGCTTCGCCGCCCGCGAACCCCTCCGCCGCGTCCACGAGTGCGTCTTCGGAGTCCTCGCCCTCGAATCCGAACCCGTCGACCCGCGCCTCTGA
- a CDS encoding 3' terminal RNA ribose 2'-O-methyltransferase Hen1: MLISITNTAEPATDLGFLLHKNPSNLHSADLSFGKAHVFYTDAEPHRCTACLLLELDPVQLVRGAQQLEDYVNDRPYVSSSFLTVAISRIFGTALSGICQKRPELVTQPLPLEISVAVLRARGDQDLLPQLFEPLGYRVASKTLPLDPHFPEWGDSRYVSLNLQAEVTVHDALSHLYVLLPVLDDHKHYYIGDAEVDKLLRHGEGWLSRHPRRQLIVQRYLRRKPDLMNAAFARLLDEESAAVEAGETSTEQSALAEKDLERPMTLHTQRLNQVAGRLKELGARSVLDLGCGEGKLLRRLLADHAIERIAGMDVSHRSLEIASARLRLDRMSERQRKRIQLFQGSLLYRDNRLAGFDAAALVEVIEHLDPPRLAALERVVFEFARPQHILITTPNREYNALFPTLPAGKFRHGDHRFEWTRAEFTTWAQATAARFAYQVRFEPVGPVDEQHGAPSQMALFTLPQAVSA, encoded by the coding sequence GTGTTGATAAGCATTACGAATACTGCGGAACCGGCCACCGATCTAGGCTTTCTCCTCCACAAAAACCCGTCCAATTTGCACTCGGCCGATCTCTCCTTCGGCAAGGCCCATGTCTTCTACACCGACGCCGAGCCCCACCGCTGCACCGCCTGCCTCCTGCTGGAACTCGACCCCGTCCAACTCGTCCGGGGCGCGCAGCAACTCGAAGACTATGTGAACGACCGGCCGTACGTCTCGTCATCCTTCCTCACCGTGGCCATCAGCCGCATCTTCGGTACCGCCCTCTCCGGCATCTGCCAGAAACGTCCGGAACTCGTCACCCAACCCCTGCCGCTCGAAATCTCAGTCGCCGTCCTCCGCGCCCGAGGCGACCAGGATCTCCTCCCTCAGCTCTTTGAGCCCCTGGGCTACCGCGTCGCCAGTAAGACCCTCCCGCTCGATCCGCACTTCCCCGAATGGGGCGATAGCCGCTACGTTTCCCTCAACCTCCAGGCGGAGGTCACGGTCCACGACGCCCTCTCGCACCTCTACGTCCTGCTGCCCGTCCTCGACGATCACAAGCACTACTACATCGGCGACGCCGAGGTCGACAAACTCCTGCGCCACGGCGAAGGCTGGCTCAGCCGCCACCCGCGCCGCCAACTGATCGTCCAGCGCTATCTCCGCCGCAAGCCCGACCTGATGAACGCCGCCTTCGCCCGGCTCCTCGACGAGGAATCCGCCGCCGTCGAGGCCGGCGAGACCAGCACAGAACAGTCCGCCCTGGCCGAGAAAGACCTCGAGCGCCCCATGACGCTCCACACCCAGCGCCTCAACCAGGTCGCCGGCCGCCTCAAGGAACTCGGAGCCCGCTCCGTTCTCGACCTCGGCTGCGGCGAGGGCAAACTCCTCCGCCGCCTTCTGGCCGACCACGCCATCGAACGTATCGCCGGCATGGACGTCAGCCACCGTTCCCTCGAAATCGCTTCCGCCCGCCTGCGCCTCGATCGCATGTCCGAGCGCCAGCGCAAACGCATCCAGCTCTTCCAGGGCTCCCTTCTCTATCGCGACAACCGCCTCGCCGGCTTCGATGCCGCCGCGCTCGTCGAAGTCATCGAACACCTCGACCCGCCCCGCCTCGCCGCCCTGGAACGCGTCGTCTTCGAATTCGCGCGGCCCCAACACATCCTCATCACTACCCCCAACCGCGAGTACAACGCCTTGTTCCCTACCCTGCCCGCAGGCAAGTTCCGCCACGGCGACCATCGCTTTGAGTGGACCCGCGCCGAATTCACCACCTGGGCCCAGGCCACCGCCGCCCGCTTCGCCTACCAGGTCCGCTTCGAGCCCGTCGGTCCTGTCGACGAGCAGCACGGCGCCCCCTCCCAGATGGCCCTCTTCACCCTGCCCCAGGCGGTGTCCGCATGA